One genomic window of Penaeus chinensis breed Huanghai No. 1 chromosome 35, ASM1920278v2, whole genome shotgun sequence includes the following:
- the LOC125044076 gene encoding uncharacterized protein LOC125044076, with protein MSCHWTKIGRDERAAQAIGSLSTGKKQQKSLAAPWQTGVGGDPTQRSNKKEASEGTQPWHVERVNSAGQTNADRPEKRTALVPKELARYNVDIATLSETRFADKSQLTEHGGGYIFFWSGRSTQSVKLISAYAPTMTNPEDIKDKFYEELDALIAAVPQSEKLFILGNFNARVGTDQQTCCVFIGRHGTGRCNSNGLLLLKFCATHDLTLTNTLFRLPTRNKTTWMHPHSRHWHLIDYVSTRKRDVQDLKNSNIALEFARDLDNRLPDTPRDEQDSTEEQWTAFREVVYSTALEHLGPATRKHQDWFDENDVEIQALLSEKHQLFRAHQNDLHHKQRKTPLLVQKARLYGPQSTGSFPLLTADGMQLLTEKKQILDRWAKHFIQVLNRPATINNEAIARLPQVEINRDLDNPPTEVRKAVKQLSCGKARGSDAIPAEVYKAGGPVLMQKLTELFQSMWSEGKVPQQLKDATMVHIYKRKGNRKSCDNHRGISLLSIAGKILARDLLNRLLQHLEQGHLPERKMPRAAQ; from the exons ATGTCTTGCCACTGGACAAAGATAGGAAGGGACGAGAGA GCGGCCCAGGCCATAGGGTCGCTCTCTACTGGAAAGAAGCAGCAGAAGAGTTTGGCAGCCCCCTGG CAAACCGGGGTTGGTGGGGATCCCACACAGCGGTCGAACAAAAAAGAAGCAAGTGAAGGTACTCAACCTTGGCACGTGGAACGTGTGAACTCTGCTGGACAAACCAACGCAGACAGACCTGAAAAGAGAACTGCACTAGTTCCCAAAGAACTAGCTCGCTACAACGTCGACATAGCAACCCTAAGCGAAACACGCTTTGCAGACAAAAGCCAACTCACAGAGCATGGTGGCGGGTATATCTTCTTCTGGAGCGGACGAAGCACGCAGAGTGTGAAGCTGATCAGTGCCTATGCTCCAACAATGACCAACCCAGAGGACATCAAAGATAAGTTCTATGAAGAACTAGACGCCCTCATTGCAGCAGTCCCACAATCAGAGAAGCTCTTCATCCTCGGGAACTTCAATGCCAGAGTGGGGACAGATCAGCAAACCTGCTGTGTCTTCATTGGAAGACACGGCACCGGCAGGTGCAACAGCAACGGCCTTCTGCTCCTCAAGTTCTGTGCAACCCATGACCTCACCCTCACCAACACGCTGTTCCGGCTCCCCACCCGTAACAAGACAACTTGGATGCACCCACACTCCAGGCATTGGCATCTAATTGACTATGTCAGCACCAGGAAAAGGGACGTACAGGAC CTGAAAAACAGCAACATTGCACTTGAATTTGCCAGGGACCTTGACAACAGGCTGCCAGACACACCCCGGGATGAACAGGACAGCACCGAGGAACAGTGGACAGCATTCAGAGAAGTGGTGTACTCCACAGCCCTTGAACACCTGGGACCAGCAACCCGCAAACACCAGGACTGGTTCGATGAGAACGATGTGGAGATACAGGCACTCCTGTCAGAGAAACACCAGCTGTTCAGAGCGCATCAGAACGACCTCCATCACAAGCAAAGAAAGACGCCTTTGCTTGTGCAAAAAGCAAG ACTGTACGGACCTCAATCCACcggctccttccccctcctcactgcAGATGGGATGCAGCTGCTGACAGAGAAGAAGCAGATCCTGGACAGGTGGGCTAAACACTTCATCCAGGTCCTGAACCGCCCTGCCACGATCAACAACGAAGCCATCGCCCGCCTACCTCAAGTGGAGATCAACAGGGATCTCGACAATCCCCCCACAGAAGTCAGAAAGGCCGTCAAACAACTTTCCTGTGGCAAAGCACGAGGATCAGACGCAATTCCTGCAGAGGTATACAAAGCAGGCGGACCAGTCCTGATGCAGAAACTGACAGAACTCTTCCAGTCCATGTGGAGTGAAGGAAAGGTCCCACAACAGCTGAAAGATGCCACTATGGTCCACATCTACAAGAGGAAAGGCAACCGCAAGTCCTGCGACAACCACCGAGGCATCTCTCTTCTGTCCATAGCTGGGAAGATCCTGGCTCGCGACCTGCTCAACCGTCTCCTTCAGCATCTTGAGCAGGGTCACCTTCCAGAAA GAAAAATGCCAAGAGCAGCACAGTGA